In one Lolium rigidum isolate FL_2022 chromosome 3, APGP_CSIRO_Lrig_0.1, whole genome shotgun sequence genomic region, the following are encoded:
- the LOC124694643 gene encoding ent-kaur-16-ene synthase, chloroplastic-like, with protein sequence MSNMVAKLKHMDDDLELKRVPLVHLVMASSLQQFDTFVVNYNMSPEKWDIEKIIAIFQNLLGGLTQEREAIIKKQLQDPELSPSPYDTAWVAMVPLRGFPQTPCFPQCVDWILQNQRDDGSWGISELVFPTSKSVLLSTLACVVALKKWDVGAEHIRRGLQFIGKNFSIAMDERTSYAPIGFNITFPGMVSLAMGMGLEFPVRQNDLDVILHIQQMELKSFSEDKSYGREAYMAYVAEGIGNLLDWNEVMKFQRKNGSLFNSPSTTAAALIYYYDDKALQYLKSLLSAFGCAAPTVYPINVSCQLLMVDSLEKIGISRHFSNEIKSILDVTHSLWLQRDEEIMLDVATCAMAFRILRMNGYDVSSGELYHVADAANFHNSLQGYLHDTKSLLELYKASNASISKTEMILDNIGAWSGSLLMEQLCSYGVQKVPIFEEVEYALKFPFYATMERLEHKRNIETFDIQGYQMLKTEYLPCRVNKDLLALAIEDFTFSQFIYQRELLHIESWVQGNRLDQLRFARQRQTYCYLAAAATIFPPELSDTRISWVKNAILTTIVDDFFDIGGSKEELENLITLVEMWDEHQRLKFHSDRVQIVFRAIYATVNQLAVVASAAQNRDVRKHLIEVWIYTLKSMMTEAEWTRVQYVPTIDEYMTNAKFSYALGPIVLPSLYFLGQELSMCVVEDQEYDELFSLMSTCCRLLNDIQGFEREGKQGKVNSVSLYVLDSGGSLSTEAAKKAIHDSIALCRRDLLKLVLMEDSVVPRPCKELFWKMCKINHLFYSQTDGYSSPEEMISTVNAVIYEPLKLQISDPSLLLNRIRIS encoded by the exons ATGAGCAACATGGTTGCAAAGCTGAAGCACATGGATGATGATCTGGAGCTTAAGCGTGTACCTCTTGTCCACCTGGTCATGGCTTCATCGCTTCAACAATTTGACACCTTTGTTGTCAACTACAACATGTCTCCTGAGAAATGGGACATAGAAAAGATCATAGCCAT TTTTCAaaatctacttggtggattgacTCAG GAACGGGAGGCTATAATAAAGAAACAGCTCCAGGATCCTGAACTGTCACCGTCTCCATACGACACGGCATGGGTGGCTATGGTGCCCCTGCGAGGTTTTCCTCAGACTCCATGCTTCCCTCAATGCGTCGACTGGATATTGCAAAACCAACGTGATGATGGATCTTGGGGTATCAGCGAACTCGTCTTTCCGACCAGCAAGTCTGTTCTCCTATCAACATTGGCGTGCGTTGTTGCCCTTAAAAAATGGGATGTTGGCGCAGAGCACATCAGAAGAG GGCTACAATTTATTGGAAAAAATTTCTCCATCGCTATGGATGAGCGGACTTCTTATGCTCCTATAGGCTTCAATATTACTTTTCCTGGTATGGTTAGCCTAGCCATGGGAATGGGTTTGGAATTTCCTGTTAGACAAAATGATCTTGATGTGATTCTTCACATACAACAGATGGAATTGAAAAG CTTCTCTGAGGATAAATCTTACGGGAGAGAAGCATACATGGCTTATGTTGCTGAAGGGATAGGAAACTTGCTGGACTGGAATGAAGTTATGAAGTTCCAAAGGAAGAATGGATCCTTGTTTAACTCTCCTTCCACTACCGCTGCTGCATTAATCTACTATTATGATGACAAAGCCCTCCAATACCTAAAGTCTCTCCTTAGTGCATTTGGTTGTGCAG CACCAACAGTCTACCCAATAAATGTTTCATGTCAGCTTTTAatggtggattctcttgaaaagaTTGGTATATCTCGTCATTTTTCTAATGAGATAAAGAGCATCCTGGACGTGACACACAG TCTGTGGTTACAGCGAGATGAGGAAATCATGCTGGATGTAGCAACATGTGCAATGGCGTTTCGTATTTTACGAATGAATGGATATGATGTTTCCTCTG GTGAGCTCTACCATGTTGCTGATGCCGCCAATTTTCATAATTCACTTCAAGGATATCTACATGATACAAAATCATTATTGGAACTATACAAGGCTTCAAATGCTAGCATATCAAAAACTGAAATGATCCTAGATAACATAGGTGCCTGGTCAGGCAGCTTATTGATGGAACAACTGTGTTCATATGGTGTGCAGAAAGTGCCAATCTTTGAGGAG GTGGAGTATGCTCTTAAGTTCCCCTTTTACGCCACAATGGAACGTCTAGAGCACAAGAGGAACATTGAAACTTTTGACATTCAGGGTTATCAGATGCTGAAGACAGAATACTT GCCATGTCGTGTCAACAAAGACCTTCTTGCTTTGGCTATTGAAGATTTCACTTTTTCTCAGTTTATTTACCAGCGTGAACTCCTACATATTGAAAG TTGGGTGCAAGGGAACAGGTTGGACCAACTGCGATTTGCACGACAAAGGCAGACGTATTGCTATCTCGCTGCTGCCGCTACCATATTCCCTCCAGAACTGTCTGATACTCGCATTTCATGGGTCAAAAATGCTATACTCACAACTATTGTTGATGACTTCTTTGATATTGGGGGATCAAAGGAAGAGCTAGAAAACCTCATAACATTAGTTGAGAT GTGGGATGAGCACCAGAGACTTAAGTTTCACTCTGACAGAGTACAGATAGTATTCCGTGCTATCTATGCTACAGTAAATCAGCTTGCAGTGGTGGCTTCTGCAGCACAAAACCGTGATGTTAGGAAACACCTGATTGAAGTG TGGATATATACATTGAAGTCTATGATGACTGAAGCAGAATGGACTAGGGTCCAATATGTGCCAACAATTGATGAATACATGACAAATGCAAAATTTTCCTACGCATTGGGGCCTATCGTGCTCCCATCATTATATTTTTTAGGACAAGAGCTCTCGATGTGCGTTGTGGAAGATCAAGAGTACGATGAGTTATTCAGTCTAATGAGCACTTGTTGTCGTCTCCTGAATGACATCCAAGGCTTTGAG AGGGAGGGCAAACAGGGAAAAGTGAATAGTGTTTCACTATATGTTCTTGACAGTGGTGGTTCTTTGTCCACGGAAGCGGCTAAGAAGGCAATACATGACTCTATAGCGTTGTGTCGGAGAGATTTGCTGAAGCTGGTTCTGATGGAAGATAGTGTTGTTCCTAGGCCCTGCAAGGAGCTGTTTTGGAAGATGTGCAAGATAAATCACTTATTCTACTCGCAGACTGATGGATATAGCTCACCAGAAGAAATGATCAGCACAGTGAACGCAGTTATCTATGAGCCTCTGAAATTGCAAATTAGCGATCCATCTTTGCTATTAAACCGGATAAGGATTTCGTAA